A region from the Hylaeus volcanicus isolate JK05 chromosome 6, UHH_iyHylVolc1.0_haploid, whole genome shotgun sequence genome encodes:
- the LOC128877856 gene encoding adenosylhomocysteinase, which translates to MSSKPAFKVADLSLAEWGRKEITMAENEMPGLMAVRKKYGPEKILKGARIAGCLHMTVQTAVLIETLVELGAEVQWSSCNIFSTQDHAAAAIAKTGVPVYAWKGETDEEYIWCIEQTLVFRDGKPLNLILDDGGDLTNLVHTKFPEYLKECRGISEETTTGVHNLYRMMKEGKLKVPVINVNDSVTKSKFDNLYGCRESLIDGIKRATDVMIAGKVCVVAGYGDVGKGCAQSLRALGGRVLITEIDPINALQAAMEGYEVTTMEEASTKGQIYVTTTGCKDIILGHHFVNMPEDAIVCNIGHFDCELDVNWLEKNAVEKVNIKPQVDRYQLKNGRHIILLAEGRLVNLGCATGHSSFVMSNSFTNQVLAQIELWTKSESYPIGVHMLPKKLDEEVAALHLNHLGVKLTKLSEEQAKYLGVPVEGPYKADHYRY; encoded by the exons ATGTCTAGCAAACCCGCGTTCAAAGTTG CCGACTTGTCTCTGGCGGAATGGGGCCGAAAAGAAATTACCATGGCGGAAAACGAAATGCCAGGGTTGATGGCCGTCAGGAAAAAATACGGTcctgaaaaaattttaaaaggtgCACGAATCGCCGGTTGTCTGCACATGACAGTACAAACCGCGGTTCTCATTGAAACTCTTGTCGAACTTGGAGCCGAG GTTCAATGGTCATCGTGTAATATATTCAGTACACAAGATCATGCGGctgcagctattgcaaaaaCGGGGGTTCCTGTATATGCATGGAAGGGTGAAACAGATGAGGAGTACATCTGGTGCATAGAGCAAACCCTTGTCTTCAGAGATGGCAAACCTTTGAATCTCATTCTTGATGATGGTGGTGACCTGACTAACTTAGTTCACACCAAGTTTCcagaatatttaaaggaaTGTCGTGGCATTTCCGAGGAGACCACCACGGGAGTGCATAATCTCTATCGCATGATGAAAGAGGGAAAACTCAAAGTCCCTGTGATCAACGTCAATGATTCAGTAACGAAG AGTAAGTTCGACAATCTGTATGGATGCAGAGAATCGTTAATCGATGGTATTAAACGAGCAACGGACGTTATGATTGCTGGCAAAGTCTGCGTGGTCGCTGGTTACGGAGATGTTGGTAAAGGTTGTGCGCAGAGTCTCAGAGCACTGGGTGGTCGTGTTCTAATCACAGAAATTGATCCCATTAATGCGCTGCAAGCAGCTATGGAGGGATACGAG GTAACCACAATGGAAGAAGCATCGACCAAAGGACAGATATATGTCACAACTACTGGATGCAAAGACATTATATTAGGCCATCATTTTGTGAATATGCCAGAGGATGCTATTGTTTGCAATATCGGTCACTTCGACTGTGAGTTAGACGTCAATTGGCTTGAGAAGAATGCAGTTGAAAAAGTCAACATTAAGCCCCAAGTAGATAGATATCAGTTGAAGAATGGCAG ACACATCATACTCCTCGCAGAGGGTCGTTTAGTTAATCTTGGATGCGCGACGGGACACTCAAGTTTTGTAATGAGCAATTCTTTCACGAATCAAGTGTTGGCACAAATAGAATTGTGGACAAAGTCAGAATCCTATCCGATCGGCGTTCATATGTTGCCGAAGAAGTTGGATGAAGAGGTTGCAGCATTACATTTGAATCATCTTGGCGTCAAGCTAACTAAACTATCAGAAGAACAGGCCAAATACCTCGGTGTACCTGTGGAAGGACCTTACAAGGCTGATCATTATCGATATTAA
- the LOC128877857 gene encoding PAXIP1-associated glutamate-rich protein 1: protein MERNEEDWSLECSDDEKYETDGKNEWILKPDDILTLIEALEANNRVLELEWKCPGRRGPSPVLSNNRQQDSGSQEYKTQEKSDFDFMDEMSSPRLPVRRIGESTPKGSAKKKTASFNGVLSTMMRHRRLEQQEINSSPKKTESPVPKTQ, encoded by the exons atggaacGCAATGAGGAGGATTGGTCGTTAGAATGCTCCGACGATGAGAAATACGAAACTGACGGAAAA AACGAATGGATCTTGAAACCAGACGACATATTAACGTTGATCGAGGCTCTCGAAGCTAACAATAGGGTTCTGGAGCTAGAGTGGAAATGTCCAGGTAGAAGAGGTCCTTCTCCAGTTCTGTCAAACAATCGCCAACAAGATAGCGGCTCACAGGAGTACAA GACCCAAGAAAAGTCAGACTTTGACTTCATGGATGAAATGTCATCGCCAAGATTACCTGTTAGAAGAATAGGTGAAAGTACTCCAAAGGGGAGTGCCAAAAAGAAAACTGCTAGCTTTAATGGTGTACTGTCTACTATGATGCGACATCGCAGATTAGAGcaacaagaaattaattcaagtCCAAAAAAGACAGAATCACCTGTGCCAAAGACCCAATAG
- the LOC128877853 gene encoding GATOR complex protein WDR59 isoform X2 translates to MSKRWGSDYVVTEHRDLQANSMAVDSTGNYVLLAGRRCFAVKHLDEGADTLKKFQRQSKYEIGSTEWNPTSLNSHLCAVSSNTRIEILSLTGGGSYELQTTNSLKAHTRVVSDLNWHPKEPDIIASCSIDTFIHIWDIRDQRKPTLSLSAVAGSSQVRWNSLSSNMLATAHDGDIKIWDQRKGNSPVQYIAAHLTKIHGLDWCPFQQNQLATSSQDCTVKIFDISCPRRAESIVTTNSPVWRARYTPFGEGLVTIVVPQLRRGENSLLLWNTTNLSAPIYTFVGHTDVVLEFQWRHKKSENSDYELITWSKDQCLRIYKIDPFLKKLCGYGIDDGTSIYTQYSEDNNLRTLQSVQIQLNDAQNDREMNCITTKVDEPTLNPETDTFIENNKEISSPTQPKTLQQEFSLINMNIPNIEVNTMDAVERSCTVTASNKIYNVILKVNFPANYPYSAQPTFQFCPGTTIDNTTMGKLLKVLKQTAQQRVKKNRSCLEPCLRQLIATLEQTCKKDESESSHLGYDIQDNASFLSSSNICTNYQDAYIPFPRTSGAKFCCVGILVCFGRASYTRKSSMKPESTTPRALSALGNGIGNGEHFMHMYPNSYVQSNDNISISSFYFQDRKMNRGLHNTNRMSHRSCFKNYHFMVITYDASSLFFVNKELAEKYVINITDIPAMCQYNANVAAQLERPDLVQAWCLAALVISQPVSNVGQNTCQSPDIDAPWPLHPFGQNLIHSLIQHYANQSDIQMAGMLSCAFSYRSETLDVAQTRLNSKSINVSPGGSPYHTIHLADTTLEGWNFPNLKQHRSNSWSDSLDDLKLIQDSFGDSVTNIRLLDEKYTTLYDGYKKAYAEVLHRWRLLDARAQVLKHVSVTPLDTHKGVEFQSECQICSKVSRGPQCISCKRLALECVICHISVRGPSNFCIFCGHGGHTQHLATWFTNEILCPTGCGCYCLQESSALLKV, encoded by the exons ATGTCAAAACGTTGGGGCAGCGACTATGTGGTTACGGAACACCGTGATTTACAG GCTAATAGCATGGCCGTGGATTCGACTGGCAACTACGTATTACTTGCCGG ACGTAGATGTTTCGCAGTGAAGCATCTGGATGAAGGTGCTGATACTTTAAAGAAGTTCCAACGACAAAGCAAATACGAAATTGGCTCTACAGAATGGAATCCCACCAGTTTGAATTCTCATTTATGTGCTGTATCG AGCAATACacgtattgaaatattatctctCACTGGAGGTGGAAGCTATGAATTACAAACAACAAACAGTCTTAAAGCACATACACGAGTAGTGAGTGACTTAAATTGGCATCCCAAAGAACCAGATATCATTGCTTCTTGTAGTATTgatacatttatacatatttggGACATAAGAGATCAAAGAAAGCCTACTTTATCTTTGTCTGCAGTTG cTGGTTCTTCTCAAGTACGATGGAATAGTTTATCTTCCAACATGCTAGCCACAGCACATGATGGTGACATTAAAATATGGGatcaaagaaaaggaaatagCCCTGTGCAGTACATAGCTGCTCATTTAACAAAA ATACATGGCTTAGATTGGTGCCCATTCCAACAAAATCAACTAGCGACTTCTAGTCAAGATTGTACAGtaaaaattttcgatattaGTTGCCCGCGTAGAGCTGAAAGTATCGTGACGACAAATTCACCAGTTTGGAGAGCTAGATATACG CCGTTTGGAGAAGGATTGGTAACGATAGTGGTACCTCAATTACGTCGAGGCGAAAATAGTTTATTACTATGGAATACGACAAATCTTAGTGCGCCTATATACACCTTTGTAGGACACACTGATGTTGTTCTCGAGTTCCAATGGAGGCACAAAAAATCAG AGAATAGCGACTATGAATTGATTACTTGGTCAAAAGATCAGTGTTTAAGAATCTATAAAATTGATCCTTTTCTAAAGaag TTGTGTGGATATGGCATAGACGACGGTACATCTATTTACACACAATATTCCGAGGATAATAATCTAA gAACACTACAGTCTGTTCAAATACAACTTAACGATGCTCAGAACGATCGTGAAATGAACTGTATAACGACAAAAGTGGACGAACCTACATTAAATCCTGAAACAGATACATTCATtgagaataataaagaaatatcgtCCCCTACGCAACCAAAGACTTTAcaacaagaattttctttaataaacatgaACATACCAAATATCGAG GTTAACACCATGGATGCGGTGGAACGTAGTTGCACCGTAACAGcttccaataaaatttataatgtaatattgaaagtaaattttcCTGCAAATTATCCGTACAGCGCGCAACCTACATTCCAATTCTGTCCTGGAACGACAATCGACAATACAACAATGGGAAAGCTGTTGAAAGTTTTGAAACAAACTGCACAGCAACGCGTTAAAAAGAATCGATCGTGTTTAGAACCTTGTCTGCGACAATTAATTGCAACTTTAGagcaa ACATGTAAAAAAGATGAGAGTGAGAGTAGTCATTTAGGATACGACATTCAAGACAATGCCAGTTTTTTGAGTTCCTCTAACATATGTACAAATTATCAAGATGCCTATATACCGTTCCCTCGGACATCTGGAGCAAAGTTTTGTTGCGTGg GTATTCTTGTATGTTTTGGTCGTGCCTCATACACCAGAAAGTCGTCGATGAAACCCGAGAGTACAACACCTAGAGCACTCTCCGCGTTGGGAAATGGAATTGGCAATGGAGAACATTTTATGCACATGTATCCAAATTCCTATGTACAATCGAACGATAACATTTCAATTAGTTCCTTTTACTTTCAAGATCGT AAAATGAATCGCGGATTGCACAATACCAACAGAATGTCTCACAGAtcgtgttttaaaaattatcattttatggTAATTACGTACGATGcatcttctttatttttcgtcaATAAAGAGCTTGCTGAGAAATACGT CATCAACATCACTGATATTCCAGCAATGTGCCAATATAATGCAAACGTTGCTGCACAGTTGGAACGTCCTGATCTAGTTCAGGCATGGTGCTTGGCCGCACTTGTGATATCACAACCGGTTTCCAATGTTGGGCAAAATACTTGCCAATCCCCTGATATTGATGCCCCGTGGCCATTACATCCTTTCGGTCAAAATTTAATCCATTCGTT AATACAACATTATGCAAATCAGTCGGACATTCAGATGGCAGGCATGCTGAGCTGTGCGTTTAGTTATCGTTCGGAAACTTTAGATGTTGCCCAAACACGGCTAAATAGCAAGTCTATTAACGTTAGT CCAGGTGGTTCACCTTACCATACGATTCACCTAGCTGATACCACGTTAGAAGGATGGAACTTTCCAAACTTGAAACAACATCGATCTAATTCTTGGTCTGATTCGCTCGACGATTTGAAACTTATTCAAGACTCATTCGGTGATTCCGTAACAAATATtag ATTACTCGATGAAAAATACACTACGCTTTACGATGGATACAAAAAGGCATACGCTGAAGTATTGCACAGGTGGCGTTTGTTGGATGCTCGTGCACAAGTATTAAAACACGTTAGCGTAACACCTCTGGATACCCACAAAGGCGTTGAGTTCCAAAGCGAATGCCAAATATGTAGCAAAGTTAGCAGAGGTCCTCAATGTATCAGTTGCAAACGACTGGCCTTGGAATGTGTTATTTGTCATATCTCTGTGAGAG GTCCAAGtaacttttgtatattttgtggCCACGGAGGACACACACAGCACTTAGCGACATGGTTcacaaatgaaattctatgTCCGACAGGATGTGGATGTTACTGTCTGCAGGAAAGTTCTGCCCTTTtaaaagtgtaa
- the LOC128877853 gene encoding GATOR complex protein WDR59 isoform X1, translated as MSKRWGSDYVVTEHRDLQANSMAVDSTGNYVLLAGRRCFAVKHLDEGADTLKKFQRQSKYEIGSTEWNPTSLNSHLCAVSSNTRIEILSLTGGGSYELQTTNSLKAHTRVVSDLNWHPKEPDIIASCSIDTFIHIWDIRDQRKPTLSLSAVAGSSQVRWNSLSSNMLATAHDGDIKIWDQRKGNSPVQYIAAHLTKIHGLDWCPFQQNQLATSSQDCTVKIFDISCPRRAESIVTTNSPVWRARYTPFGEGLVTIVVPQLRRGENSLLLWNTTNLSAPIYTFVGHTDVVLEFQWRHKKSENSDYELITWSKDQCLRIYKIDPFLKKLCGYGIDDGTSIYTQYSEDNNLRTLQSVQIQLNDAQNDREMNCITTKVDEPTLNPETDTFIENNKEISSPTQPKTLQQEFSLINMNIPNIEVNTMDAVERSCTVTASNKIYNVILKVNFPANYPYSAQPTFQFCPGTTIDNTTMGKLLKVLKQTAQQRVKKNRSCLEPCLRQLIATLEQTCKKDESESSHLGYDIQDNASFLSSSNICTNYQDAYIPFPRTSGAKFCCVGILVCFGRASYTRKSSMKPESTTPRALSALGNGIGNGEHFMHMYPNSYVQSNDNISISSFYFQDRKMNRGLHNTNRMSHRSCFKNYHFMVITYDASSLFFVNKELAEKYVINITDIPAMCQYNANVAAQLERPDLVQAWCLAALVISQPVSNVGQNTCQSPDIDAPWPLHPFGQNLIHSLIQHYANQSDIQMAGMLSCAFSYRSETLDVAQTRLNSKSINVSRLSTGKWWLKPGGSPYHTIHLADTTLEGWNFPNLKQHRSNSWSDSLDDLKLIQDSFGDSVTNIRLLDEKYTTLYDGYKKAYAEVLHRWRLLDARAQVLKHVSVTPLDTHKGVEFQSECQICSKVSRGPQCISCKRLALECVICHISVRGPSNFCIFCGHGGHTQHLATWFTNEILCPTGCGCYCLQESSALLKV; from the exons ATGTCAAAACGTTGGGGCAGCGACTATGTGGTTACGGAACACCGTGATTTACAG GCTAATAGCATGGCCGTGGATTCGACTGGCAACTACGTATTACTTGCCGG ACGTAGATGTTTCGCAGTGAAGCATCTGGATGAAGGTGCTGATACTTTAAAGAAGTTCCAACGACAAAGCAAATACGAAATTGGCTCTACAGAATGGAATCCCACCAGTTTGAATTCTCATTTATGTGCTGTATCG AGCAATACacgtattgaaatattatctctCACTGGAGGTGGAAGCTATGAATTACAAACAACAAACAGTCTTAAAGCACATACACGAGTAGTGAGTGACTTAAATTGGCATCCCAAAGAACCAGATATCATTGCTTCTTGTAGTATTgatacatttatacatatttggGACATAAGAGATCAAAGAAAGCCTACTTTATCTTTGTCTGCAGTTG cTGGTTCTTCTCAAGTACGATGGAATAGTTTATCTTCCAACATGCTAGCCACAGCACATGATGGTGACATTAAAATATGGGatcaaagaaaaggaaatagCCCTGTGCAGTACATAGCTGCTCATTTAACAAAA ATACATGGCTTAGATTGGTGCCCATTCCAACAAAATCAACTAGCGACTTCTAGTCAAGATTGTACAGtaaaaattttcgatattaGTTGCCCGCGTAGAGCTGAAAGTATCGTGACGACAAATTCACCAGTTTGGAGAGCTAGATATACG CCGTTTGGAGAAGGATTGGTAACGATAGTGGTACCTCAATTACGTCGAGGCGAAAATAGTTTATTACTATGGAATACGACAAATCTTAGTGCGCCTATATACACCTTTGTAGGACACACTGATGTTGTTCTCGAGTTCCAATGGAGGCACAAAAAATCAG AGAATAGCGACTATGAATTGATTACTTGGTCAAAAGATCAGTGTTTAAGAATCTATAAAATTGATCCTTTTCTAAAGaag TTGTGTGGATATGGCATAGACGACGGTACATCTATTTACACACAATATTCCGAGGATAATAATCTAA gAACACTACAGTCTGTTCAAATACAACTTAACGATGCTCAGAACGATCGTGAAATGAACTGTATAACGACAAAAGTGGACGAACCTACATTAAATCCTGAAACAGATACATTCATtgagaataataaagaaatatcgtCCCCTACGCAACCAAAGACTTTAcaacaagaattttctttaataaacatgaACATACCAAATATCGAG GTTAACACCATGGATGCGGTGGAACGTAGTTGCACCGTAACAGcttccaataaaatttataatgtaatattgaaagtaaattttcCTGCAAATTATCCGTACAGCGCGCAACCTACATTCCAATTCTGTCCTGGAACGACAATCGACAATACAACAATGGGAAAGCTGTTGAAAGTTTTGAAACAAACTGCACAGCAACGCGTTAAAAAGAATCGATCGTGTTTAGAACCTTGTCTGCGACAATTAATTGCAACTTTAGagcaa ACATGTAAAAAAGATGAGAGTGAGAGTAGTCATTTAGGATACGACATTCAAGACAATGCCAGTTTTTTGAGTTCCTCTAACATATGTACAAATTATCAAGATGCCTATATACCGTTCCCTCGGACATCTGGAGCAAAGTTTTGTTGCGTGg GTATTCTTGTATGTTTTGGTCGTGCCTCATACACCAGAAAGTCGTCGATGAAACCCGAGAGTACAACACCTAGAGCACTCTCCGCGTTGGGAAATGGAATTGGCAATGGAGAACATTTTATGCACATGTATCCAAATTCCTATGTACAATCGAACGATAACATTTCAATTAGTTCCTTTTACTTTCAAGATCGT AAAATGAATCGCGGATTGCACAATACCAACAGAATGTCTCACAGAtcgtgttttaaaaattatcattttatggTAATTACGTACGATGcatcttctttatttttcgtcaATAAAGAGCTTGCTGAGAAATACGT CATCAACATCACTGATATTCCAGCAATGTGCCAATATAATGCAAACGTTGCTGCACAGTTGGAACGTCCTGATCTAGTTCAGGCATGGTGCTTGGCCGCACTTGTGATATCACAACCGGTTTCCAATGTTGGGCAAAATACTTGCCAATCCCCTGATATTGATGCCCCGTGGCCATTACATCCTTTCGGTCAAAATTTAATCCATTCGTT AATACAACATTATGCAAATCAGTCGGACATTCAGATGGCAGGCATGCTGAGCTGTGCGTTTAGTTATCGTTCGGAAACTTTAGATGTTGCCCAAACACGGCTAAATAGCAAGTCTATTAACGTTAGT AGGCTTTCTACAGGAAAATGGTGGTTGAAG CCAGGTGGTTCACCTTACCATACGATTCACCTAGCTGATACCACGTTAGAAGGATGGAACTTTCCAAACTTGAAACAACATCGATCTAATTCTTGGTCTGATTCGCTCGACGATTTGAAACTTATTCAAGACTCATTCGGTGATTCCGTAACAAATATtag ATTACTCGATGAAAAATACACTACGCTTTACGATGGATACAAAAAGGCATACGCTGAAGTATTGCACAGGTGGCGTTTGTTGGATGCTCGTGCACAAGTATTAAAACACGTTAGCGTAACACCTCTGGATACCCACAAAGGCGTTGAGTTCCAAAGCGAATGCCAAATATGTAGCAAAGTTAGCAGAGGTCCTCAATGTATCAGTTGCAAACGACTGGCCTTGGAATGTGTTATTTGTCATATCTCTGTGAGAG GTCCAAGtaacttttgtatattttgtggCCACGGAGGACACACACAGCACTTAGCGACATGGTTcacaaatgaaattctatgTCCGACAGGATGTGGATGTTACTGTCTGCAGGAAAGTTCTGCCCTTTtaaaagtgtaa
- the LOC128878542 gene encoding gustatory receptor for sugar taste 43a produces MLPENRSKTSQNIVMKLEGKKDKRTAQSLYWASFPIHYLGKLWGLIPVRFVTNAAPGRCQARLSTIDLIYSLCVLLLLLGLQICGLWRDLKNGWEHSTRLRSRTTVIATCSDVLGVMSLTVVCIVGSPFRWRYLQAVINKLIEVDEKVDESSTKKSRRFTIYLTVCSLTYLWFNSILDFYSWHRKTKGMTDLKTIPDKGPINYMPLYLMYTVIILTEIQYTVSTYNVELRFISLNNSIKKLFEGGSAADYLKKCVLETTGQTHLFGQSYAGYATVAIVGDTRKQSSSTVSRRQFELASYRNFRNLNENETYVNSISELITVHSSLCDAVTLINSAYGVVILAVTVTCLLHLVITPYFLILQVDENHEWIYLLVQCMWCIFHVTRMLIIVQPSYSTVAEGKKTAVLVSRLLSSSFEVDSRQQLEIFSLQLLHRPLEFSACGLFSLDRTLITSIAGVVTTYLVILIQFKNADDTMGEVDRIRNATQILKSASSLQNLTGFKSII; encoded by the exons ATGCTTCCAGAAAATCGATCCAAGACTAGTCAAAATATCGTAATGAAGTTAGAGGGAAAAAAGGATAAACGTACGGCGCAGAGTCTCTATTGGGCAAGCTTTCCGATACATTATCTCGGTAAACTGTGGGGCCTGATTCCAGTCAGATTCGTCACAAACGCTGCACCAGGAAGATGCCAGGCTCGCTTAAGCACCATCGACCTTATCTACAG CTTGTGCGTGCTACTATTGCTCCTCGGTTTGCAAATTTGCGGGCTTTGGCGAGATCTTAAGAACGGATGGGAGCACAGCACCAGATTGAGGTCCCGGACAACGGTGATCGCGACGTGCAGTGACGTTCTCGGAGTGATGAGTCTAACCGTGGTCTGCATCGTTGGCTCGCCTTTTCGCTGGAGATACCTGCAAGCCGTCATAAACAAGTTAATCGAG GTGGACGAAAAAGTTGACGAGTCGTCGACGAAGAAGTCTCGGAGGTTCACGATCTATTTAACGGTGTGCAGTCTTACGTACCTGTGGTTCAACTCGATTCTTGATTTTTATTCCTGGCATCGCAAAACGAAAGGGATGACAGACCTCAAAACGATACCGGACAAAGGTCCAATTAACTATATGCCCCTCTATCTTATGTACACCGTGATCATTTTAACGGAGATTCAATATACCGTTTCGACGTACAACGTGGAGCTGAGATTTATCAGCCTGAACAACAGCATCAAGAAGCTATTCGAAGGCGGAAGCGCAGCcgattacttaaaaaaatgtgttctTGAAACAACAG GACAAACGCATCTCTTTGGCCAATCATATGCCGGTTATGCAACGGTAGCAATAGTTGGTGATACTCGCAAACAATCATCAAGCACCGTGTCGCGCAGACAGTTCGAATTGGCCAGCTATCGAAACTTTCGGAATTTAAACG AGAATGAAACTTACGTAAACAGTATATCGGAGCTGATCACGGTACATTCGTCTCTCTGCGACGCAGTTACTCTTATAAACAGTGCGTACGGCGTTGTGATACTGGCCGTTACCGTAACGTGTCTGTTACACCTAGTCATCACGCCATATTTCTTGATCTTACAAGTAGACGAAAACCACGAATGGATATATCTGTTGGTACAATGTATGTGGTGTATCTTTCACGTAACCAGAATGCTGATAATCGTTCAACCTAGCTATTCCACAGTTGCAGAG GGTAAGAAAACGGCGGTTCTCGTTAGTCGGTTACTTTCCTCCAGCTTCGAAGTGGACAGTCGACAAcagttggaaatattttctcttcaaTTACTGCATCGACCTCTTGAATTTTCAGCATGCGGACTCTTCTCTTTGGACCGAACACTGATAACGTCG ATCGCGGGGGTGGTGACAACATATCTCGTCATACTAATACAGTTCAAAAACGCGGACGATACGATGGGTGAAGTGGATAGAATAAGAAATGCGACACAAATACTCAAGTCTGCATCGTCGCTCCAGAATTTAACAGGATTTAAGTCCATCATATAA
- the LOC128877854 gene encoding protein I'm not dead yet, whose protein sequence is MADQAEEGDTLRAKLNLTLRFTRMYWKILFAIIWALFLLPFMLANNIPEVRCAYTVLLMAGYWIMECFPLAVTSLLPLVLFPVLGVLSTAETCSCYMNDTIMVFIGGLILAIAIEHCNLHLRIALGVMKTVGCTHAKLLGGLCVVTTFISMWVSNTAATAMMVPIIFAVLQELEQAGLCKIFDQMPIDPNQPDREPELKPTNVTKAYMMAAAYCSTFGGTGTLVGTGTNLTFKGIYESTFPLAEGINFTQWMIANIPQMAINSFLTWLYLRIVFMGYLRPNSKDAELATIGEEGEAITNRVIIARYKDLGNITFHETGVATLFVICIFLWLFRKPGFVRGWSEAITDIDIRDSTPVIFVSILMFFIPKDPSFIYSFSRDPEKRPKEISEGLITWNVIQSKMPWSLMFLLGGGFAISRGSIASCLAKRIGGALVPLRYLPSELILFFVSLFIGTITEFTSNVGIANITLPVIAQMCVAMEIHPLYLMLPATIMCSYSFRLPVGTPPNAIVSAVGRIPTKWLMIGGCGPATYALIVQCVCFLVWGSYIYNIGEFPAWASNIQQNNTDDKCK, encoded by the exons ATGGCTGATCAGGCGGAAGAAGGAGATACGCTGAGAGCCAAATTGAATCTGACATTGAGGTTCACGAGGATGTactggaaaatattatttgccaTAATATGGGCACTATTTCTGCTGCCGTTCATGTTGGCTAACAATATTCCG GAAGTCAGATGCGCGTACACGGTGCTACTGATGGCTGGCTATTGGATCATGGAGTGTTTCCCTCTGGCCGTCACCTCGCTGTTACCACTGGTGTTGTTTCCAGTGTTAGGGGTATTAAGCACGGCGGAGACTTGCAGTTGTTACATGAACGATACCATAATGGTTTTCATTGGAGGTCTCATCCTCGCGATCGCCATCGAGCACTGCAACTTGCATTTGCGAATCGCTCTGGGTGTAATGAAAACAGTTGGCTGCACGCATGCGAAATTACTCGGCGGTTTGTGTGTCGTAACCACTTTTATATCCATGTGGGTTTCGAACACAGCAGCCACGGCCATGATGGTGCCAATTATATTTGCGGTTCTCCAAGAACTAGAACAG GCTGGCCTCTGTAAAATTTTCGACCAGATGCCAATAGACCCGAACCAACCGGACCGAGAGCC AGAATTGAAGCCGACAAACGTGACGAAGGCCTACATGATGGCAGCAGCGTATTGCTCGACGTTTGGCGGCACAGGAACGCTCGTGGGCACCGGCACCAACCTTACGTTTAAGGGGATATACGAAAGCACTTTTCCTCTCGCCGAGGGCATCAATTTCACGCAGTGGATGATCGCCAACATCCCTCAAATGGCCATCAACTCGTTTTTAACCTGGCTTTATCTTCGCATAGTCTTCATGGGGTATCTCAGACCGAATAGCAAGGATGCAGAACTGGCAACTATCGGCGAAGAAGGAGAAGCGATTACGAATCGG GTGATAATAGCGAGATACAAGGACTTGGGTAATATTACGTTTCACGAAACAGGAGTCGCCACCCTTTTCGTAATCTGTATATTTCTGTGGTTGTTCCGAAAACCAGGCTTCGTGCGTGGATGGTCCGAAGCGATAACGGATAt AGATATCCGGGATTCCACGCCTGTTATATTCGTCTCCATCCTCATGTTCTTCATCCCGAAAGATCCGAGTTTTATCTATAGCTTCAGTCGAGATC CCGAAAAGAGACCCAAAGAAATATCAGAAGGATTGATCACATGGAACGTGATCCAGTCAAAAATGCCTTGGAGTCTGATGTTCCTGTTAGGCGGTGGTTTCGCGATATCCAGAGGCAGCATCGCTTCTTGTCTGGCCAAAAGAATTGGAGGAGCTTTGGTACCACTACGATACCTACCCTCTGAACTGATCCTCTTTTTTGTTTCCCTGTTTATTGGCACTATCACGGAGTTTACTTCCAACGTCGGTATCGCGAACATAACTTTACCCGTTATCGCTCAAATG TGTGTAGCAATGGAGATACATCCTTTATATTTGATGTTACCAGCAACCATAATGTGTTCGTATTCCTTTCGATTACCGGTGGGTACACCACCGAACGCGATCGTATCGGCTGTCGGTCGGATTCCAACTAAGTGGTTAATGATAGGAGGATGTGGGCCTGCCACTTACGCGCTTATAGTGCAATGTGTTTGTTTCCTTGTTTGGGGCAGTTACATTTACAATATCGGGGAATTTCCAGCGTGGGCCTCGAACATTCAACAGAATAATACGGATGACAAATGCAAATGA